One genomic window of Sphingopyxis sp. OPL5 includes the following:
- a CDS encoding lipopolysaccharide assembly protein LapA domain-containing protein produces MGIVRTIIWVLLTAVLVIFSMANWIPVTVTIWPGQVLDTKLPVLILVSFLIGSVPLWIALRAARWSLKRRLDHSERQLADLRAMANRPADVPAAAAPLAATPVNDVPPTATSTDLFPTDKP; encoded by the coding sequence ATGGGAATTGTCCGGACGATCATCTGGGTGTTGCTCACCGCCGTACTGGTGATCTTCTCGATGGCGAACTGGATTCCCGTCACCGTGACCATCTGGCCGGGTCAGGTGCTCGACACCAAACTGCCGGTGCTGATCCTCGTCTCGTTCCTGATCGGCAGCGTCCCGCTGTGGATCGCGCTGCGCGCCGCGCGCTGGTCGCTCAAGCGCCGCCTCGACCATAGCGAGCGCCAGCTCGCCGACCTGCGCGCGATGGCGAACCGCCCCGCCGATGTCCCGGCGGCGGCGGCGCCGCTTGCCGCGACGCCGGTGAACGACGTTCCCCCGACCGCCACCTCGACCGACCTCTTTCCCACGGACAAGCCATGA
- the radC gene encoding RadC family protein produces the protein MGDADHTGHRARLRARLLDTGGEALADYELVEYLLALAIPRRDTKPLAKALLREFGSLAQLIAADPDALRRVDGLGDGAIAALKVVQATGLRMLRGEFAERPLLSSWDALLDYLRADMGPLDIERVRVLYLNTRNMLIRDELVSEGSIDQSAIYTREVVKRALELGAAAIILVHNHPSGSPEPSRQDIAITRDIAAAAAKLSITLHDHIIIGGSDYRSMRAMGLL, from the coding sequence ATGGGGGACGCCGATCATACGGGACATCGCGCGCGGCTGCGCGCGCGGCTGCTCGATACCGGCGGCGAGGCGCTCGCCGATTACGAGCTCGTCGAATATCTGCTCGCCCTCGCCATCCCGCGCCGCGACACCAAGCCGCTCGCCAAGGCGCTGCTCCGCGAGTTCGGCTCGCTGGCACAGCTGATCGCCGCCGACCCCGATGCGCTGCGCCGTGTCGACGGGCTCGGCGACGGCGCGATCGCGGCACTCAAGGTCGTCCAGGCAACCGGCCTGCGCATGCTCAGGGGCGAATTCGCCGAACGGCCGCTGCTCTCCAGCTGGGATGCCCTGCTCGATTATCTGCGTGCCGACATGGGGCCGCTCGATATCGAACGCGTCCGCGTCCTCTATCTCAACACGCGCAACATGCTGATTCGCGACGAACTGGTCAGCGAAGGATCAATCGACCAGTCCGCCATCTACACACGCGAAGTCGTCAAGCGCGCGCTTGAGCTTGGCGCCGCGGCGATCATCCTCGTCCATAATCATCCCAGCGGCAGCCCCGAACCGAGCCGCCAGGATATTGCGATCACCCGCGATATCGCGGCAGCGGCGGCGAAGCTGAGCATCACCCTCCACGACCATATCATCATCGGCGGGTCCGATTATCGCAGCATGCGCGCGATGGGATTGCTCTAG
- the trpB gene encoding tryptophan synthase subunit beta produces the protein MTHAPNSLRTGPDERGHFGQFGGRYVAETLMPLILDLEREYRAAQADPAFKAEFDDLLKNYVGRPSPLWLAQRLTDHLGGAKIYLKREDLNHTGAHKINNCIGQILLAKRMGKQKIIAETGAGQHGVATATVAALFGLPCTIFMGAVDVARQQPNVFRMKLLGAEVVAVESGAKTLKDAMNEALRHWVANVHDTFYIIGTVAGPHPYPELVRDFQSVIGDEARAQILEAEGRLPDMLIAPVGGGSNAIGLFHPFLDDDGVEIVGVEAAGEGLDGKHAASLAGGRPGILHGNKTYLLQDEDGQITEAHSISAGLDYPGIGPEHSWLHDIGRVRYEPVTDAEALASFQKLTKLEGIIPALESAHAIAAAERIAPTLGKDKIIIVNCSGRGDKDIFTVADALGVKL, from the coding sequence ATGACACACGCACCCAACAGCCTTCGCACCGGCCCCGACGAGCGCGGCCATTTCGGCCAATTCGGCGGGCGCTACGTCGCCGAAACGCTGATGCCGCTGATCCTCGACCTCGAGCGCGAATATCGCGCGGCGCAGGCCGACCCGGCGTTCAAGGCCGAATTCGACGATCTGCTGAAAAATTATGTCGGCCGCCCCAGCCCCTTGTGGCTCGCGCAGCGGCTGACCGATCACCTCGGCGGGGCGAAGATTTACCTCAAGCGCGAGGACCTCAACCACACCGGCGCGCACAAGATCAACAATTGCATCGGCCAGATCCTGCTCGCGAAAAGGATGGGCAAGCAAAAGATCATCGCCGAGACCGGCGCCGGCCAGCATGGCGTCGCGACCGCAACCGTCGCGGCGCTGTTCGGCCTGCCCTGCACAATCTTCATGGGCGCGGTCGACGTCGCGCGGCAGCAGCCGAACGTGTTCCGCATGAAGCTGCTCGGCGCCGAGGTGGTCGCGGTCGAGAGCGGCGCAAAAACGCTCAAGGATGCGATGAACGAGGCGCTGCGCCACTGGGTCGCGAACGTCCACGACACCTTCTACATCATCGGCACCGTCGCCGGGCCGCACCCCTACCCCGAACTTGTCCGCGACTTCCAGTCGGTGATCGGCGACGAGGCGCGCGCGCAGATCCTCGAAGCCGAGGGCCGCCTGCCCGACATGCTCATCGCCCCCGTCGGCGGCGGATCGAACGCGATCGGGCTGTTCCATCCGTTTCTGGATGACGACGGCGTCGAGATCGTCGGCGTCGAAGCGGCGGGCGAAGGGCTGGACGGCAAGCATGCCGCGAGCCTTGCCGGCGGGCGGCCGGGCATCCTGCACGGCAACAAGACCTATCTGCTCCAGGACGAAGACGGCCAGATCACCGAGGCGCACAGCATCTCGGCGGGGCTCGATTATCCGGGCATCGGCCCCGAGCATAGCTGGCTCCACGACATCGGCCGCGTCCGCTACGAACCCGTGACCGATGCCGAGGCGCTGGCGAGCTTCCAGAAGCTGACCAAGCTCGAAGGCATCATCCCCGCGCTCGAAAGCGCCCACGCCATCGCCGCCGCCGAACGTATTGCGCCGACGCTGGGCAAGGACAAGATCATCATCGTCAATTGCTCGGGCCGCGGCGACAAGGATATCTTCACCGTCGCCGACGCGCTGGGGGTGAAACTTTGA
- the accD gene encoding acetyl-CoA carboxylase, carboxyltransferase subunit beta codes for MSWLERVRNALPFAAKRDTADNLWHKCRECQQMVFVKEWADNLNVCPRCDHHDRIGASERFLQLFDGGLHEILAAPPAPEDPLKFRDTKKYVDRIKAARASTGDRDAYQNAFGRIGGHPAVVGVQDFAFMGGSMGVAVGEAFVAGVEESMRRGAPYIAITAAGGARMQEGTLSLMQMPRATVALARLRRAGLPYIVLLTDPTTGGVTASYAMLGDVQISEPKALIGFAGQRVIENTIREKLPEGFQRAEYLLDHGMIDMVVHRKELPATLGRLIGYLAPEKAA; via the coding sequence ATGAGCTGGCTCGAACGCGTCCGCAACGCCCTGCCCTTCGCGGCGAAGCGCGATACCGCCGACAATCTTTGGCACAAATGCCGCGAGTGCCAGCAGATGGTGTTCGTCAAGGAATGGGCCGACAATCTCAACGTCTGCCCGCGCTGCGACCATCACGACCGCATCGGCGCCAGCGAGCGGTTCCTGCAATTGTTCGACGGCGGTCTGCACGAAATCCTCGCCGCGCCGCCCGCGCCCGAGGACCCGCTAAAGTTCCGCGACACCAAGAAATATGTCGATCGCATCAAGGCCGCGCGCGCCTCGACCGGCGACCGCGACGCCTATCAGAACGCCTTTGGCCGCATCGGGGGCCACCCGGCGGTGGTCGGCGTCCAGGATTTCGCCTTCATGGGCGGCTCAATGGGGGTCGCGGTGGGCGAAGCCTTTGTCGCCGGGGTCGAGGAATCGATGCGGCGCGGTGCCCCCTACATCGCGATCACCGCCGCGGGCGGCGCGCGGATGCAGGAAGGCACGCTGTCGCTGATGCAGATGCCGCGCGCGACCGTCGCGCTCGCGCGGCTGCGCCGGGCCGGCCTGCCCTATATCGTGCTGCTCACCGACCCGACGACCGGCGGGGTCACCGCGAGCTATGCGATGCTCGGCGACGTCCAGATCAGCGAACCCAAGGCGCTCATCGGCTTTGCAGGCCAGCGCGTGATCGAGAATACGATCCGCGAAAAATTGCCCGAGGGGTTCCAGCGCGCCGAATATCTGCTCGATCACGGGATGATCGACATGGTGGTGCACCGCAAGGAATTGCCCGCAACGCTGGGCCGGTTGATCGGCTATCTGGCGCCCGAGAAGGCGGCCTGA
- the trpA gene encoding tryptophan synthase subunit alpha: protein MSRFAATFAKPHPALVAFITAGDGDTAANLDALVAGGADVIELGMPFTDPMADGPAIQAANLRSLAKGTTTADIFAIATAFRARHPDTPLVLMGYANPMTVRGADWFAAECTKAGVDGIICVDIPSEEDPELGPALRAAGVDLIRLATPTTDPARLPAVLDGAGGFLYYVSVAGITGQQQAAQASIDEAVARLKAATDLPVAVGFGVRTPDQAAQIAKVADGVVVGSAFIDIIAEHGDAAAPYVEDFTRTLADAIHSAKEIAA from the coding sequence ATGAGCCGCTTCGCCGCCACCTTCGCCAAGCCCCACCCCGCGCTCGTCGCGTTCATCACCGCGGGCGACGGCGATACCGCCGCGAACCTCGACGCGCTCGTCGCGGGGGGGGCCGATGTGATCGAACTCGGCATGCCCTTCACCGATCCGATGGCCGACGGCCCCGCGATCCAGGCGGCGAATTTGCGCAGTCTCGCCAAGGGGACGACCACCGCCGATATCTTCGCGATAGCGACAGCTTTCCGTGCACGCCATCCCGACACCCCGCTCGTCCTGATGGGCTATGCCAATCCGATGACGGTGCGCGGCGCCGACTGGTTCGCCGCCGAATGCACCAAAGCGGGGGTCGACGGGATCATCTGCGTCGACATCCCGTCGGAGGAAGACCCCGAACTCGGCCCCGCGCTGCGCGCCGCCGGGGTCGACCTGATCCGCCTCGCGACGCCGACCACCGACCCCGCGCGCCTGCCCGCCGTCCTGGATGGCGCGGGCGGCTTCCTCTATTATGTCAGCGTCGCGGGCATCACCGGCCAGCAACAGGCGGCGCAGGCGAGCATCGACGAAGCGGTCGCGCGGCTGAAAGCCGCCACCGACCTGCCCGTCGCGGTCGGCTTCGGCGTCCGCACCCCCGACCAGGCGGCGCAAATCGCGAAGGTCGCCGACGGCGTCGTCGTCGGTTCGGCGTTCATCGACATCATCGCCGAGCATGGCGACGCCGCCGCGCCTTATGTCGAGGACTTCACCCGCACCCTCGCCGATGCTATTCATAGCGCCAAGGAGATCGCCGCATGA
- the rnk gene encoding nucleoside diphosphate kinase regulator: MTQTKTKSRAARPAIHMIDVEADRLTELALHKQHELNRIYEMLLGEIDRASICSRDKIAANVVTMGSEVTFTDEKTGTQRTVELVYPAFADIAAGRVSILTPVGAGLIGLRTGQSIMWPDRGGQEHRLTIIAVKQPSE, encoded by the coding sequence ATGACCCAGACCAAAACCAAATCGCGCGCCGCGCGTCCGGCGATCCACATGATCGACGTCGAAGCCGACCGGCTGACCGAACTCGCGCTGCACAAGCAGCACGAACTGAACCGCATTTATGAAATGCTGCTCGGCGAGATCGACCGTGCGTCGATCTGCAGCCGCGACAAGATTGCCGCCAATGTCGTGACCATGGGGTCCGAGGTGACCTTCACCGATGAAAAGACCGGGACCCAGCGCACGGTCGAACTCGTCTACCCCGCCTTTGCCGACATCGCGGCGGGACGCGTGTCGATCCTGACGCCGGTCGGGGCAGGACTCATCGGCCTGCGTACCGGCCAGTCGATCATGTGGCCCGACCGCGGCGGACAGGAACATCGGTTGACGATCATCGCGGTGAAACAGCCGTCCGAATGA
- a CDS encoding phosphoribosylanthranilate isomerase: MPPLVKICGLKTSEEVEAAIRHGATHIGLNHYEPSPRYVDLDTAAELRKQAAAGGVKVALLLVNAGPQLTGAAWSAVRPDILQFHGNETPEWINAVKTNTKTEAWKAVGLKDAGTLTRSLQYEGVVDRLLFDAPAQAMPGGTGTRFDWSLLVGHRHSIDWGIAGGLTPVNVAEAIAATNAPLVDVSSGVESAPGVKDMDKIAAFLKAAGR, encoded by the coding sequence ATGCCTCCACTCGTCAAAATCTGCGGCCTCAAGACGTCCGAAGAGGTCGAGGCCGCCATCCGTCACGGCGCCACGCACATCGGTCTCAATCATTACGAACCCAGCCCGCGCTACGTCGATCTCGACACCGCGGCCGAGTTGCGCAAGCAGGCCGCCGCGGGCGGCGTCAAGGTCGCACTCCTGCTCGTCAACGCGGGGCCGCAACTCACCGGCGCCGCATGGAGCGCGGTGCGGCCTGACATCCTCCAGTTCCACGGCAACGAGACCCCCGAGTGGATCAACGCGGTCAAGACGAACACCAAGACCGAGGCGTGGAAGGCGGTCGGGCTGAAGGATGCGGGGACGCTGACGCGCTCGCTGCAATATGAGGGCGTCGTCGACCGGCTGCTCTTCGATGCCCCCGCGCAGGCGATGCCGGGCGGGACCGGCACGCGCTTCGACTGGTCGCTGCTCGTCGGGCATCGGCACAGCATCGACTGGGGCATTGCCGGCGGCCTCACGCCCGTCAACGTCGCCGAAGCGATCGCCGCGACCAACGCGCCGCTCGTCGACGTCTCGTCGGGTGTCGAGAGCGCGCCGGGCGTCAAGGATATGGACAAGATCGCGGCTTTCCTTAAAGCGGCGGGCCGATGA
- a CDS encoding calcium-binding protein, whose translation MLKTMLLIGAAAISFPALAQDQPADPTAPPAQTDSAPPASQPSEPATEATQPAPAPEAAQPAPAPDASTTPPASQPAPPAGEATTAQSAPSGSAATPAQVAQIVDKEFPTYDADSSAELSEVEFAGWMKKLRSASEPTVDVESAEVQTWIGQAWGAADADKNGTVSKEELTAFLSRGA comes from the coding sequence ATGTTGAAAACCATGCTTTTGATTGGCGCCGCCGCGATCAGTTTCCCCGCGCTGGCGCAGGATCAGCCCGCCGATCCGACCGCACCGCCGGCCCAGACCGACAGCGCGCCGCCGGCAAGCCAGCCGTCGGAACCCGCGACCGAGGCGACGCAGCCCGCACCGGCTCCCGAAGCCGCACAGCCGGCGCCGGCCCCCGATGCTTCGACAACCCCGCCGGCGAGCCAGCCCGCTCCCCCGGCTGGCGAAGCAACTACCGCGCAGTCCGCGCCGAGCGGCAGCGCCGCAACCCCGGCCCAGGTCGCCCAGATCGTCGACAAGGAGTTCCCCACCTATGACGCCGATTCGAGTGCCGAGCTCAGCGAGGTCGAATTCGCCGGCTGGATGAAGAAGCTACGCAGCGCGAGCGAGCCGACGGTCGATGTCGAATCGGCCGAGGTTCAGACCTGGATTGGTCAGGCCTGGGGTGCTGCCGATGCCGACAAGAACGGCACCGTCAGCAAGGAAGAACTGACCGCGTTCCTGTCGCGCGGCGCGTAA
- the purB gene encoding adenylosuccinate lyase — protein MVPRYARPEMTAIWSAENRFRIWFEIEAHATDALAELGVVPQDAAKALWEWWATNPVIDVPAIDAIEAVTKHDVIAFLTWVAENVGDQARFMHQGMTSSDVLDTCLAVQLSQAADLLLADLDALLAAIERRAREHKMTPTIGRSHGIHAEPVTFGLKLAQAYAEFDRCKTRLIAARADIATCAISGAVGTFANIDPRVEEHVAAKLGLSVEPVSTQVIPRDRHAMFFATLGVIAGSIERLATEVRHLQRTEVLEAEEYFSPGQKGSSAMPHKRNPILTENLTGLARMVRSAVVPALENVALWHERDISHSSVERFIGPDATITLDFALGRLTGVVDKLLVYPERMQKNLDRMGGLVHSQRVLLALTQAGASREESYVLVQRNAMKVWESDGALSLLDLLKADADVTAKLSAGELTALFDLGYHLKHVDTIFARVFGE, from the coding sequence ATGGTTCCGCGTTACGCCCGGCCCGAAATGACCGCCATCTGGTCGGCCGAAAACCGGTTCCGCATCTGGTTCGAGATCGAGGCGCACGCCACCGACGCGCTCGCCGAATTGGGTGTCGTACCCCAGGATGCCGCCAAAGCGCTGTGGGAATGGTGGGCGACGAATCCCGTCATCGACGTGCCCGCGATCGACGCGATCGAGGCGGTCACCAAGCATGACGTCATCGCCTTCCTGACGTGGGTAGCCGAAAATGTCGGCGATCAGGCGCGCTTCATGCACCAGGGCATGACGTCGAGCGACGTGCTCGACACCTGTCTCGCGGTCCAACTCAGCCAGGCCGCCGACCTGTTGCTCGCCGATCTCGACGCCTTGCTTGCGGCGATCGAACGCCGCGCCCGCGAACATAAAATGACCCCGACGATCGGCCGCAGCCATGGCATCCACGCCGAACCGGTGACCTTCGGATTGAAGCTCGCGCAGGCCTATGCCGAATTCGACCGCTGCAAGACGCGCCTGATCGCGGCGCGCGCCGACATCGCGACCTGCGCCATTTCGGGCGCCGTCGGCACCTTCGCCAACATCGACCCGCGCGTCGAGGAACATGTCGCGGCCAAGCTCGGCCTGTCGGTCGAACCCGTCTCGACCCAGGTCATCCCGCGCGACCGCCATGCGATGTTCTTCGCGACGCTGGGCGTCATCGCCGGATCGATCGAGCGGCTCGCGACCGAAGTCCGCCACCTGCAGCGGACCGAAGTGCTGGAAGCCGAGGAATATTTCTCGCCGGGCCAGAAGGGTTCGTCGGCGATGCCGCACAAGCGCAACCCGATCCTGACCGAGAATCTCACCGGCCTTGCGCGCATGGTGCGCAGCGCGGTCGTCCCGGCGCTCGAAAATGTCGCGCTGTGGCACGAACGCGACATCAGCCATTCGTCGGTCGAGCGCTTCATCGGTCCCGACGCGACGATCACCCTCGACTTCGCATTGGGCCGCCTGACCGGCGTGGTCGACAAATTGCTCGTCTATCCCGAACGGATGCAGAAGAATCTCGACCGCATGGGCGGCCTCGTCCATTCGCAGCGCGTCCTGCTCGCGCTGACACAGGCGGGGGCAAGCCGCGAGGAAAGCTATGTCCTCGTCCAGCGCAACGCGATGAAGGTGTGGGAAAGCGACGGCGCGCTGTCACTGCTCGACCTGCTCAAGGCCGACGCCGACGTCACCGCGAAACTGTCGGCCGGCGAACTGACCGCGCTGTTCGACCTCGGTTACCACCTCAAGCATGTCGACACGATCTTCGCGCGGGTGTTCGGGGAGTAA
- a CDS encoding YdbH domain-containing protein translates to MTDSVETARMVRQRRRIKKRWLTGAALAVLVGGLWLAREPIADRFVREQLDSLGVPATYDIEEIGFRTERISNVVIGDPKRPDLTAKVVEISLGYGWSGPYVSTITADGVRLYGRFADGRLSLGALDKFRDPTSTDPFALPDLSAVLTDARARVETPWGNVGATLNGRGHLQRDFSGTLALVAPTIDAGGCRGDAISFYGPLTVRDLKPRLKGPLRGREVRCAEESVIARAPQVALDVTLGADMLSWEGKADAALVSLIAGPARAERVALLAGFKGNADRTALTLDGEAQRLSGPEFAASRVDIDATGEVGKAAPKLKGSIGFARASASAGLRQRIAASANGLAGSPVGPLGSKASGALARMLGDIGGKADFALAGEGKTARIELIGLDLVGESGARLTGGADSRIGYLFAAAAPAFVVQGQWAFGGGGLPEGTLDLDRRADGTLSGLARIEPYVAEGSRLALAPVRFSGGAGGMMRFATVAELTGPLAGGRVERLRVPIDGVLAPTGALALSGGCTRIAADRIDVSGFRLAGPAVDLCSRAGQPLLAAGPDGLRGQIRMPRLALRGTSGTSPFSLASGAGEFDLATMRWSLAGADVRLGEGDGVTRFSAERITGAATPKGLAGDLVGAAGRIGAVPLDMSEIGGRWTWTGGVLGLDGSIVVTDALPESDARFFPLISTNAALRFADGRINATAGFAERRSGAHVLDTVIRHELGSGTGFADLKVPELRFGDTFQPDQLTRLALGVVANVQGSVVGDGRIDWSPAGVTSRGTFATANSNLAAAFGPVTGATTTLTFDDLIGLHSAPNQKVRLAELNPGIPVKDGEIEYQLLGDNRVRIQGGSWPFAGGTLELHPTTLNFNADQPRRLTFDLVGVDAAIFLQNFGFENINATGKFDGTLPVEFDGLGGRIVGGRIDARDGGGTLAYVGELTNHDLGVMANFAFGALRSLKYDDLTIILNGDLDGEMVTDIRFGGIGQGEGATQNFITRQVAKLPLVFNIKIQAPFRQLITSAKGFYDPTVYIEQNLPALMQAQEDAKAAAAKNSTVQPPASEPVQ, encoded by the coding sequence ATGACCGACTCCGTCGAAACCGCCAGAATGGTCAGGCAGCGTCGCCGCATCAAGAAGCGCTGGCTGACCGGCGCGGCGCTCGCGGTGCTTGTCGGCGGGCTGTGGCTGGCGCGCGAGCCGATCGCCGACCGCTTCGTGCGCGAACAGCTCGATTCGCTGGGCGTACCCGCGACTTACGACATCGAAGAGATCGGTTTTCGTACCGAGCGCATTTCCAATGTCGTCATCGGCGACCCCAAACGCCCCGACCTGACCGCGAAGGTCGTCGAAATCTCGCTCGGTTACGGTTGGAGCGGGCCTTATGTTTCGACGATCACCGCCGACGGCGTGCGGCTGTACGGGCGGTTCGCGGACGGACGGCTGTCGCTGGGAGCGCTCGACAAGTTTCGCGATCCCACGAGCACCGATCCCTTTGCGCTGCCTGACCTGTCGGCGGTGCTGACCGACGCGCGGGCGCGGGTCGAGACGCCATGGGGCAATGTCGGCGCGACGCTGAACGGGCGCGGGCATCTGCAGCGCGATTTTTCGGGGACGCTCGCGCTGGTGGCCCCGACGATCGATGCGGGCGGATGCCGGGGGGATGCGATCAGTTTTTACGGCCCCTTGACGGTGCGTGACCTGAAACCGCGTCTGAAAGGACCGCTGCGCGGGCGCGAAGTGCGCTGCGCCGAGGAAAGCGTCATCGCGCGCGCGCCGCAGGTCGCGCTCGACGTGACGCTGGGCGCCGACATGCTGAGTTGGGAGGGCAAGGCCGATGCGGCGCTGGTATCGCTTATCGCGGGTCCGGCGCGTGCCGAACGGGTGGCGCTGCTCGCCGGGTTCAAGGGCAATGCCGACCGAACCGCGCTGACCCTCGACGGCGAGGCGCAGCGGTTGAGCGGACCCGAATTCGCCGCGAGCCGCGTCGACATCGACGCGACCGGCGAGGTCGGCAAAGCGGCACCCAAGCTTAAGGGCAGCATCGGCTTCGCGCGCGCTTCGGCCAGCGCCGGGCTGCGCCAGCGCATCGCCGCGAGTGCGAATGGACTGGCCGGCAGTCCGGTCGGACCGCTGGGCTCCAAGGCCAGCGGGGCACTGGCGCGGATGCTGGGCGACATCGGCGGCAAGGCCGATTTTGCGCTGGCGGGCGAGGGCAAGACCGCACGTATCGAACTGATCGGGCTCGATCTGGTCGGCGAAAGCGGCGCGCGGCTGACGGGAGGCGCCGACAGCCGGATCGGCTATCTGTTCGCGGCCGCCGCGCCAGCTTTCGTCGTGCAGGGCCAATGGGCGTTCGGCGGTGGCGGACTGCCCGAAGGCACACTCGATCTCGACCGCCGCGCCGACGGCACGCTGTCCGGCCTGGCGCGGATTGAGCCCTATGTCGCCGAGGGTTCGCGGCTGGCGCTGGCGCCGGTGCGCTTCTCTGGCGGGGCAGGCGGGATGATGCGCTTTGCAACGGTGGCCGAACTCACCGGCCCGCTCGCGGGCGGACGCGTGGAGCGATTGCGCGTGCCGATCGACGGGGTGCTGGCGCCGACCGGGGCGCTGGCGCTGAGCGGTGGTTGCACGCGGATCGCCGCCGACCGCATCGACGTCAGCGGCTTCCGGCTCGCCGGGCCGGCGGTCGACTTGTGCAGCCGCGCGGGGCAGCCTCTGCTCGCGGCGGGTCCCGACGGGCTGCGCGGACAGATCCGCATGCCGCGGCTGGCGCTGCGCGGGACGAGCGGGACCTCGCCCTTCTCGCTGGCGTCGGGGGCGGGCGAGTTCGACCTGGCGACGATGCGCTGGTCGCTGGCGGGCGCCGACGTCCGTCTGGGCGAAGGCGATGGCGTCACCCGGTTCAGCGCCGAACGGATCACCGGCGCCGCGACGCCGAAGGGACTCGCGGGCGACCTCGTCGGCGCGGCGGGCAGGATCGGCGCGGTGCCGCTCGACATGAGCGAGATCGGCGGGCGCTGGACCTGGACCGGCGGCGTGCTCGGGCTCGACGGATCGATCGTCGTCACCGACGCGCTGCCCGAATCCGACGCGCGCTTCTTCCCGCTGATCAGTACCAACGCCGCGCTGCGCTTCGCCGATGGCCGGATCAACGCGACCGCGGGCTTCGCCGAACGGCGGAGCGGCGCGCATGTGCTCGACACCGTGATTCGGCACGAACTCGGCAGTGGAACCGGATTTGCCGATCTGAAGGTTCCCGAATTGCGCTTTGGCGACACTTTTCAGCCGGACCAGCTCACCCGTCTTGCGCTCGGCGTCGTCGCCAATGTGCAGGGATCGGTGGTCGGCGATGGCCGGATCGACTGGTCGCCCGCCGGGGTGACGAGCCGCGGCACCTTTGCGACCGCGAACAGCAATCTCGCCGCCGCCTTTGGTCCGGTCACCGGCGCGACGACGACGCTGACCTTCGACGACCTGATCGGTCTCCATTCGGCGCCGAACCAGAAGGTCCGGCTCGCCGAGCTCAATCCGGGAATTCCGGTGAAGGACGGCGAGATCGAATATCAGCTGCTCGGTGACAATCGGGTACGAATTCAAGGCGGCAGCTGGCCCTTTGCCGGCGGCACGCTCGAGCTGCATCCGACGACGCTCAATTTCAACGCCGACCAGCCGCGACGGCTGACCTTCGATCTCGTCGGGGTCGATGCCGCGATCTTCCTCCAGAATTTCGGGTTTGAAAATATCAACGCGACGGGCAAGTTCGACGGCACCCTGCCGGTCGAGTTCGACGGACTCGGCGGACGGATCGTCGGCGGCCGCATCGACGCGCGCGATGGCGGCGGAACGCTGGCCTATGTCGGCGAGCTGACCAACCACGACCTTGGCGTGATGGCCAATTTTGCCTTCGGCGCGCTGCGCAGCCTCAAATATGACGACCTCACCATCATCCTCAACGGCGACCTCGACGGCGAGATGGTCACCGACATCCGCTTCGGCGGCATCGGGCAGGGCGAAGGCGCGACGCAGAACTTCATCACGCGCCAGGTCGCCAAGCTGCCCCTCGTCTTCAACATCAAGATTCAGGCGCCGTTCCGCCAGTTGATCACATCGGCCAAGGGCTTTTATGATCCGACCGTCTATATCGAACAGAATCTGCCGGCGCTGATGCAGGCGCAGGAAGACGCCAAAGCCGCCGCCGCGAAAAATTCGACCGTTCAGCCTCCAGCAAGCGAGCCCGTGCAATGA
- the pyrF gene encoding orotidine-5'-phosphate decarboxylase, with protein MTSPLYLAIDTTHLDVAQTLAQKVRHHVGGLKLGLEFFCANGHHGVHEMAKIGLPIFLDLKLHDIPNTVAKAIQALRPLEPAIITVHAAGGRAMLEEAKASAGTNTKVVAVTVLTSLDAPDLEDIGVGGTPHDQVVRLTKLARESGLDGIVCSGQEVKIARNTWPGGYFVVPGVRPANGSAGDQKRIVTPAQAMADGASILVVGRPISQSPDPDLAAREIEATL; from the coding sequence ATGACCTCGCCGCTCTATCTCGCGATCGATACCACCCACCTCGACGTCGCACAGACGCTGGCGCAGAAGGTGCGGCACCATGTCGGCGGGCTGAAACTCGGGCTCGAATTCTTCTGCGCCAACGGCCATCATGGCGTGCATGAAATGGCCAAGATCGGCCTGCCGATCTTCCTCGATCTCAAGCTCCACGACATCCCGAATACCGTCGCCAAGGCGATTCAGGCGCTGCGCCCGCTCGAACCCGCGATCATCACCGTCCACGCGGCGGGCGGCCGTGCGATGCTCGAAGAGGCGAAGGCGTCCGCCGGGACGAACACCAAGGTTGTGGCGGTCACGGTGCTGACCAGCCTCGACGCCCCCGATCTCGAAGATATCGGCGTCGGCGGCACCCCGCACGACCAGGTCGTCCGCCTGACCAAACTCGCGCGCGAATCGGGCCTCGACGGCATCGTCTGTTCGGGTCAGGAAGTGAAGATCGCGCGCAACACCTGGCCAGGCGGCTATTTCGTCGTCCCCGGCGTCCGCCCCGCGAACGGCAGCGCCGGTGACCAGAAGCGGATCGTCACCCCGGCGCAGGCGATGGCCGACGGCGCGTCGATCCTGGTGGTCGGCCGCCCGATCAGCCAGTCGCCCGACCCCGACCTGGCAGCGCGCGAGATCGAGGCAACGCTTTAG